One genomic segment of Pseudonocardia sp. T1-2H includes these proteins:
- a CDS encoding Crp/Fnr family transcriptional regulator, with product MKAPPPAGPVNLGPGDWAELRALGHAVEHPQGAMVLLQGSPSDAMLVIESGLVAVSASDESGHEVFLAFRRAGDLLGEFGFLDRRPRSAMVRAVAPTRCRVFPGPVLDRFLAAHPDASRALTTAIVAKMRAVTDRRVRYSRGRIGDRVVRVLLDHAAQFGRPLGGGPARRIDVPLSQTRIADLVGAKPRIVGAELSRLQDLGLVDTGYRSTPRRLTVLDPGGLRLLPETDADGPPPGGPPDVALVRHPAG from the coding sequence GTGAAGGCACCGCCCCCTGCCGGGCCCGTGAACCTGGGCCCGGGGGACTGGGCCGAGCTCCGCGCCCTGGGCCACGCCGTCGAGCACCCGCAGGGCGCGATGGTCCTGCTGCAGGGCTCCCCCTCGGACGCGATGTTGGTGATCGAGTCCGGGCTGGTGGCCGTCAGCGCCTCGGACGAGTCCGGGCACGAGGTGTTCCTCGCCTTCCGCCGGGCCGGTGACCTGCTCGGGGAGTTCGGCTTCCTGGACCGCCGGCCACGCTCGGCGATGGTCCGGGCCGTCGCCCCGACCCGGTGCCGGGTGTTCCCCGGCCCGGTCCTGGACCGGTTCCTCGCCGCGCATCCGGACGCGTCGCGGGCGCTGACGACCGCGATCGTCGCCAAGATGCGCGCGGTCACCGACCGCCGGGTCCGCTACTCCCGGGGCCGCATCGGCGATCGGGTCGTGCGGGTCCTGCTGGACCACGCCGCGCAGTTCGGCCGCCCGCTCGGGGGCGGCCCCGCCCGCCGCATCGACGTCCCGCTGTCCCAGACACGGATCGCGGACCTGGTGGGGGCCAAGCCGCGGATCGTCGGCGCGGAGCTGTCCCGGCTGCAGGATCTCGGGCTCGTGGACACGGGGTACCGCTCCACGCCGCGCCGGCTCACGGTGCTGGACCCGGGCGGGTTGCGACTTCTGCCGGAGACCGACGCGGACGGTCCGCCTCCCGGCGGCCCGCCGGATGTCGCATTGGTGCGTCATCCCGCCGGTTGA
- a CDS encoding alpha/beta hydrolase, with product MALDEATIAFLTAMAESGGKPISEMTPDEARGLGGLLRDMYGPGPQVASVTDSPVPTPDGGIVGTRILAVKNPRGVLVYYHGGGWVIGALDEFDTLGRHLATRTNCTVVLVDYRLAPEHRYPTAVDDAWTALQWVESRRAELAGADAPLIVAGDSAGGNLGAIVAQKARAAGGPAIALQVLIYPVTDCDLDNASYRDPANQLMVSRDAMIWFWDHYATPEQRRNPDASPLRAADLSGLPPAVVLTAEHDPLRDEGEAYAEKLRAAGVKVESQRFLGQMHGFFTMVNVLPGQTDGMDYVVEHVERVL from the coding sequence ATGGCGTTGGACGAGGCCACGATCGCGTTCCTCACCGCGATGGCGGAGAGCGGCGGCAAGCCGATCAGTGAGATGACCCCGGACGAGGCCCGCGGCCTCGGTGGGCTGCTCAGGGACATGTACGGGCCCGGCCCGCAGGTCGCGAGCGTCACCGACTCCCCGGTCCCGACCCCCGACGGGGGCATCGTCGGCACCCGGATCCTGGCCGTCAAGAACCCCCGCGGCGTGCTCGTCTACTACCACGGCGGCGGCTGGGTCATCGGAGCGCTCGACGAGTTCGACACCCTCGGCCGGCACCTCGCCACCCGCACGAACTGCACCGTCGTGCTCGTCGACTACCGGCTCGCCCCGGAGCACCGCTACCCGACCGCGGTGGACGACGCGTGGACCGCCCTGCAGTGGGTGGAGTCGCGGCGGGCCGAGCTCGCCGGGGCGGACGCGCCGTTGATCGTCGCCGGGGACAGCGCCGGCGGGAACCTCGGCGCGATCGTCGCGCAGAAGGCGCGCGCCGCCGGGGGCCCCGCGATCGCCCTGCAGGTCCTCATCTATCCGGTGACGGACTGCGACCTGGACAACGCCAGCTACCGGGACCCGGCGAACCAGCTCATGGTCAGCCGGGACGCCATGATCTGGTTCTGGGACCACTACGCCACGCCCGAGCAGCGGCGCAACCCCGACGCGTCGCCGCTGCGCGCCGCGGACCTCTCCGGCCTGCCGCCCGCCGTCGTGCTCACGGCGGAGCACGACCCGCTGCGGGACGAGGGCGAGGCCTACGCCGAGAAGCTGCGCGCCGCCGGCGTCAAGGTCGAGTCCCAGCGCTTCCTCGGCCAGATGCACGGCTTCTTCACCATGGTCAACGTCCTCCCGGGCCAGACGGACGGGATGGACTACGTCGTCGAGCACGTCGAGCGCGTCCTCTAG
- a CDS encoding NB-ARC domain-containing protein, whose translation MPPADQPRTPDTTTPAGPTAPGPAGVHARIEAPVATFVQLGTFAVPLRPRRPRPAELPPRPRRFVGREREANLVARAAGGSGDVRGVLLGGRPGAGKSALAVESAHRIGGLFPDGVVFAELGAADGRGPSAHELTGRLLRSLGARVPDRAGDRAVAWRRLLRERRVLVVLDDVQRAAQVTAVLPEGPDRAFAVLTARSGLLTLPVPLLRLRLGDLDVPSSRALLGHAEPAGDPAVLDELVSLCAGLPLALRIVAARLAGEPGLTPARLAAQLRRRHRTIDELRAGDRAVRASFEASHAGLGEPERRMFRRLAAVPLRDVTVPGAAALAGVAPERAAELLATLYDAQLLDRRPGRVPRHRMHDLLRRYGEEKLRARGPGEAAAAAERLVGHYRRALDRALQDPRRSWFAEEWDNLVALAAHLAETGTPWSRGALDHLADAVAPQYDPHASKNGWIRIQGLALAAAADGPAGRRAELRVRISAAPRGSGRPDRAPAVAPGTRERQPATDLPVEAVVALRAGAEILRATGDLDGAAGGYRDAIVALRRLPPGAAVTEALAWALHALGNVECLRGDPWSALGRQRAALRRFGEAGSRPGRAWAWHGIGDARRGAGDADGAAEAYRTALDLHDEPDGVARSGWTRQCLGELLASQGRPREAAAEFELARRAAVLRSDAGAEARARRWLAVTSTGPDGPGAGGTAPEPGRGAAQLRPRRSPAGP comes from the coding sequence GTGCCGCCCGCCGACCAGCCTCGTACGCCCGACACCACGACGCCGGCCGGCCCAACCGCCCCCGGCCCGGCGGGCGTCCACGCCCGGATCGAGGCCCCGGTCGCGACGTTCGTCCAGCTCGGCACGTTCGCGGTACCGCTGCGGCCGCGGCGGCCCCGCCCGGCCGAGCTGCCCCCGCGTCCGCGCCGGTTCGTCGGCCGGGAGCGGGAGGCGAACCTCGTGGCCCGCGCCGCCGGCGGGTCCGGGGACGTGCGGGGGGTCCTGCTCGGCGGCCGTCCCGGAGCGGGCAAGTCGGCGCTGGCCGTCGAGAGCGCGCACCGGATCGGCGGGCTCTTCCCGGACGGGGTCGTGTTCGCCGAGCTCGGCGCCGCGGACGGGCGCGGGCCGTCGGCGCACGAGCTCACCGGACGCCTGCTGCGCTCGCTCGGCGCGCGGGTCCCGGACCGGGCCGGGGACCGCGCCGTCGCCTGGCGCCGGCTGCTGCGGGAGCGCCGGGTCCTCGTCGTCCTCGACGACGTGCAACGCGCCGCCCAGGTCACGGCCGTGCTGCCCGAGGGCCCGGACCGCGCCTTCGCCGTCCTGACCGCCCGGTCCGGGTTGCTCACGCTGCCCGTCCCCCTGCTGCGGCTGCGGCTCGGCGACCTGGACGTCCCGTCGTCGCGGGCCCTGCTCGGCCACGCCGAACCCGCTGGTGACCCGGCCGTCCTGGACGAGCTCGTCAGCCTCTGTGCCGGCCTCCCGCTCGCGCTGCGCATCGTCGCTGCCCGGCTCGCCGGGGAGCCGGGGCTGACCCCGGCGCGCCTCGCCGCACAGCTCCGCCGCCGCCACCGCACCATCGACGAGCTGCGGGCCGGGGACCGCGCGGTCCGCGCGTCCTTCGAGGCCTCGCACGCCGGGCTGGGCGAGCCGGAGCGCCGGATGTTCCGCAGGCTCGCGGCCGTGCCGCTGCGGGACGTCACGGTGCCCGGCGCGGCCGCGCTCGCCGGTGTCGCACCGGAACGGGCCGCCGAGCTGCTCGCGACCCTCTACGACGCCCAGCTCCTGGACCGCAGGCCCGGGCGGGTGCCGCGACACCGGATGCACGACCTGCTGCGCCGCTACGGCGAGGAGAAGCTGCGGGCGCGGGGGCCGGGCGAGGCCGCCGCCGCGGCGGAACGGCTGGTCGGCCACTACCGGCGCGCGCTGGACCGGGCGCTGCAGGACCCGCGGCGGTCCTGGTTCGCCGAGGAGTGGGACAACCTGGTCGCGCTCGCCGCGCACCTCGCCGAGACCGGTACCCCGTGGTCCCGGGGCGCCCTGGACCACCTGGCGGACGCGGTGGCCCCGCAGTACGACCCGCACGCGTCGAAGAACGGGTGGATCCGGATCCAGGGCCTTGCGCTCGCCGCCGCGGCCGACGGCCCGGCCGGGCGGCGCGCCGAGCTGCGGGTCCGGATCAGCGCCGCGCCGCGCGGGAGCGGGCGCCCGGACCGCGCCCCCGCCGTCGCGCCCGGTACGCGCGAGCGCCAACCGGCGACGGACCTGCCGGTGGAGGCCGTGGTCGCCCTCCGCGCCGGGGCCGAGATCCTGCGGGCCACGGGCGACCTCGACGGCGCGGCGGGCGGCTACCGGGACGCGATCGTGGCCCTGCGCCGGCTGCCACCCGGGGCGGCCGTCACCGAGGCGCTGGCCTGGGCCCTGCATGCGCTCGGGAACGTCGAGTGCCTCCGGGGTGACCCGTGGTCCGCACTCGGCCGCCAGCGCGCGGCCCTGCGCAGGTTCGGCGAGGCCGGTTCCCGGCCCGGCCGGGCCTGGGCGTGGCACGGGATCGGGGACGCCCGCCGCGGTGCCGGCGACGCCGACGGCGCGGCCGAGGCCTACCGCACCGCGCTGGACCTGCACGACGAGCCGGACGGCGTCGCGCGGTCCGGCTGGACGCGGCAGTGCCTGGGCGAGCTCCTGGCGTCGCAGGGTCGGCCGCGCGAGGCCGCGGCGGAGTTCGAGCTGGCCCGGCGGGCTGCGGTCCTGCGGTCCGACGCGGGGGCGGAGGCCCGGGCGCGCCGCTGGCTGGCGGTCACGTCCACCGGTCCGGACGGTCCCGGGGCCGGCGGCACGGCCCCCGAGCCGGGGCGCGGCGCCGCTCAGCTGCGGCCGAGACGCTCGCCCGCCGGGCCGTAG
- a CDS encoding SCO6745 family protein: MDTRTSGAVARGLEPLHAMTYFAPETEKHLTAAGLEPGRMSYFAGRAAPMGAVSGSVVAATFFNFSPALVARHIPKAWSLASPADVVAARFEAVDGALRRLLGDDVVASPVVAEAAALARRAAEAAEPQGRPLAAGHLDVEWPSAPHLVLWHAVSVLREHRGDGHIALLVDAGLSGIDALVTATATGTGFVPSFARASRGWTEDEWAASEVSLRERGLLGDGLSLTPEGNALRERIEDDTNRLGAAPWEALGEEGTARLGELGRPLVRGLLKAGCFPAEGVFATRR; the protein is encoded by the coding sequence GTGGACACCCGAACGTCAGGCGCCGTCGCCCGAGGCCTCGAGCCGCTGCACGCCATGACCTACTTCGCCCCCGAGACCGAGAAGCACCTCACCGCGGCCGGGCTCGAACCGGGACGGATGAGCTACTTCGCCGGCCGCGCCGCCCCGATGGGTGCGGTGTCCGGGTCCGTCGTCGCGGCGACGTTCTTCAACTTCAGCCCGGCGCTGGTCGCCCGGCACATCCCGAAGGCCTGGTCGCTGGCCTCGCCCGCCGATGTCGTCGCGGCGCGGTTCGAGGCGGTCGACGGCGCGCTGCGCCGGCTGCTAGGCGACGACGTCGTGGCCTCGCCCGTGGTGGCCGAGGCCGCCGCCCTGGCCCGGCGCGCGGCGGAGGCCGCCGAGCCGCAGGGGCGCCCGCTCGCCGCCGGTCACCTGGACGTCGAGTGGCCGTCCGCGCCGCACCTCGTGCTCTGGCACGCGGTCTCCGTCCTGCGCGAGCACCGCGGGGACGGGCACATCGCGCTGCTCGTCGACGCCGGGCTCTCCGGGATCGACGCGCTGGTCACGGCGACCGCGACCGGCACCGGCTTCGTCCCGTCGTTCGCGCGGGCGAGCCGTGGCTGGACCGAGGACGAGTGGGCGGCCAGCGAGGTGAGCCTGCGGGAGCGCGGCCTGCTCGGCGACGGGCTGAGCCTCACCCCCGAGGGGAACGCGCTGCGGGAGCGGATCGAGGACGACACGAACCGGCTCGGCGCGGCGCCGTGGGAGGCGCTCGGGGAGGAGGGCACCGCGCGGCTCGGCGAGCTGGGGCGCCCGCTGGTCCGGGGCCTGCTGAAGGCGGGCTGCTTCCCCGCGGAGGGGGTGTTCGCGACCCGGCGCTGA